A single genomic interval of Nonomuraea rubra harbors:
- a CDS encoding LacI family DNA-binding transcriptional regulator encodes MRRPTLEAVAARAGVSRATASRVVNGQTTVAPHIRDAVLRAIDELGYVPNSAARSLVTQRTDSVALVVSEPGTRVFSEDPLFSTAIRSASVELEAINKQVVLMLASSPKSHARVERYISGGHVDGVMLLSMHGADPLPSALSRLRVPVVSYGRPAVPVDIPFVDNDNVGGAEAGVRRLVETGRRRIATIAGPQDMIAGQDRLAGYRNVLRDSDRRSIVAVGDFTRESGAVAMRQLLGDDPALDAVFVANDLMAVGALQSLRQAGRRVPDDVAVVGFDDIEAAKYTEPPLTTLRHPVAEQAAAMVRLLLNLFEGGPTDPIILPTELVIRESA; translated from the coding sequence ATGAGACGCCCGACCCTTGAGGCGGTCGCCGCCCGCGCGGGCGTGTCGCGCGCCACCGCGTCCCGGGTGGTCAACGGGCAGACGACGGTGGCGCCGCACATCCGCGACGCCGTGCTGCGCGCGATCGACGAGCTGGGGTACGTGCCCAACTCCGCCGCGCGCAGCCTGGTCACCCAGCGCACCGACTCGGTGGCCCTGGTCGTCAGCGAGCCGGGGACCCGGGTCTTCTCGGAGGACCCGCTGTTCTCCACGGCGATCAGGTCCGCCTCGGTGGAGCTGGAGGCGATCAACAAGCAGGTCGTGCTGATGCTGGCGTCCTCGCCCAAGAGTCACGCCAGGGTGGAGCGTTACATCTCCGGCGGCCACGTCGACGGGGTGATGCTGCTGTCCATGCACGGCGCCGACCCGCTGCCCTCCGCGCTGTCGCGGCTGCGGGTGCCGGTCGTCTCGTACGGGCGGCCCGCCGTGCCGGTGGACATCCCGTTCGTCGACAACGACAACGTCGGCGGGGCGGAGGCCGGGGTGCGGCGCCTGGTGGAGACGGGGCGGCGCAGGATCGCCACGATCGCCGGGCCGCAGGACATGATCGCCGGCCAGGACCGGCTGGCCGGCTACCGCAACGTGCTGCGCGACTCCGACCGCCGCTCGATCGTCGCGGTGGGCGACTTCACCCGCGAGTCGGGCGCGGTCGCGATGCGCCAGCTCCTCGGCGACGATCCGGCGCTGGACGCCGTCTTCGTGGCCAACGACCTGATGGCGGTGGGCGCGTTGCAGTCGCTGCGGCAGGCCGGGCGGCGGGTGCCCGACGACGTGGCGGTGGTGGGCTTCGACGACATCGAGGCGGCGAAGTACACCGAGCCGCCGCTGACGACGCTCAGGCACCCGGTGGCCGAGCAGGCGGCGGCCATGGTCAGGCTGCTGCTCAACCTGTTCGAGGGCGGGCCGACCGATCCGATCATCCTGCCGACGGAGCTGGTGATCAGGGAGTCGGCCTAG
- a CDS encoding phospholipase D-like domain-containing protein, whose amino-acid sequence MRRVLLALCVVTGLLTIATPARADVTGPPVLNAPVFNDPTADSGVAGTPSAAQSAVMDQLIRLINATPQGAEIRFVNHQFSPGQRSSEVADRLIAAHQRGVRVKVILDSMENGANDAVTATLAAALGTSESAGSWVVRCEYPDESTVDRGCIGRNYLHSKFALFSSVVVGGVTHADVVFQTSSNLSDWYLYNSYNDAYTFTDTTVYNAYRTYFADLQAGRRKAVDPGYYWTSPTGSTHRATFFPRLVTDPDPIVSILRLVECSYRDEAGVTRQTDIRMALTAFNKNRLAIANELVRLRGENCWVDIVYYENAAGAATKNVDDTIRQALARTVNGRAIQVTPCRFRVGTRDVVTHNKLMMIDGFYDDDITPRVYTGSANFTYMENADDAFVRISGRAIHDRYLSWFYGLRSACRQ is encoded by the coding sequence ATGAGGCGAGTCCTCCTCGCGTTATGCGTCGTCACCGGCCTGCTCACCATCGCGACCCCCGCCCGGGCGGACGTCACCGGGCCGCCCGTGCTGAACGCGCCGGTGTTCAACGACCCCACCGCCGACTCCGGCGTGGCCGGCACCCCCAGCGCCGCGCAGTCGGCCGTCATGGACCAGCTCATCCGGCTGATCAACGCCACGCCGCAGGGCGCGGAGATCCGGTTCGTCAACCACCAGTTCTCGCCCGGCCAGCGGTCGAGCGAGGTCGCCGACCGGCTTATCGCCGCACACCAGCGCGGCGTGCGGGTGAAGGTCATCCTCGACAGCATGGAGAACGGCGCCAACGACGCCGTCACCGCCACCCTCGCCGCGGCGCTCGGCACCTCCGAGTCGGCCGGCTCCTGGGTGGTCCGCTGCGAGTATCCCGACGAGTCGACGGTCGATCGCGGCTGCATCGGCCGCAACTACCTGCACAGCAAGTTCGCCCTGTTCTCCAGCGTGGTGGTCGGCGGCGTCACCCACGCCGACGTGGTGTTCCAGACCTCGTCGAACCTGTCCGACTGGTACCTGTACAACTCCTACAACGACGCGTACACCTTCACCGACACCACCGTCTACAACGCCTACCGCACCTACTTCGCCGACCTCCAGGCCGGGCGGCGCAAGGCGGTCGACCCCGGCTACTACTGGACCTCGCCGACCGGCAGCACCCACCGCGCCACCTTCTTCCCCCGCCTGGTCACCGACCCCGACCCCATCGTGTCCATCCTCAGGCTCGTCGAGTGCAGCTACCGGGACGAGGCGGGGGTGACGCGGCAGACCGACATCCGCATGGCGCTGACCGCGTTCAACAAGAACCGGCTGGCCATCGCGAACGAGCTGGTCCGGCTGCGCGGCGAGAACTGCTGGGTGGACATCGTGTACTACGAGAACGCCGCCGGCGCGGCCACGAAGAACGTGGACGACACGATCCGGCAGGCGCTGGCCAGGACCGTGAACGGGCGGGCCATCCAGGTCACGCCCTGCCGGTTCAGGGTGGGCACGCGGGACGTGGTCACGCACAACAAGCTCATGATGATCGACGGGTTCTACGACGACGACATCACGCCGCGGGTCTACACGGGCAGCGCGAACTTCACGTACATGGAGAACGCGGACGACGCGTTCGTCCGCATCTCCGGCCGGGCCATCCACGACCGGTACCTGTCCTGGTTCTACGGGCTGCGCAGCGCCTGCAGGCAGTAG
- a CDS encoding carboxymuconolactone decarboxylase family protein, protein MARLRRTPPDELDPEARALYDKITSGPRGRFMAGPEGGLTGPFNAMLLSPPVGDPLQELGAAIRYRSTLTGRARELAILVVAGHQDSAFERAAHEPIARELGFTEEQLQALRDGSPLALDDPAESAVLRVARALVAKGDLDEGEYAVLGERELFELTTLVGYYSTLALQLRVFRV, encoded by the coding sequence ATGGCACGCCTGCGCAGGACGCCCCCGGACGAGCTGGACCCGGAGGCCCGGGCGCTCTACGACAAGATCACCTCAGGGCCGCGCGGCCGGTTCATGGCCGGCCCGGAGGGCGGGCTCACCGGACCGTTCAACGCGATGCTGCTCAGCCCGCCCGTCGGCGACCCGCTCCAGGAGCTCGGGGCCGCCATCCGCTACCGCTCCACGCTCACCGGCCGGGCGCGGGAGCTGGCGATCCTGGTCGTGGCCGGGCACCAGGACAGCGCGTTCGAGCGGGCCGCCCACGAACCGATCGCCCGCGAGCTGGGCTTCACCGAGGAGCAGCTCCAGGCGTTGCGCGACGGCTCGCCCCTGGCGCTCGACGACCCGGCCGAGTCGGCGGTGCTGCGCGTGGCGCGGGCCCTGGTGGCGAAGGGGGACCTGGACGAGGGGGAGTACGCGGTGCTGGGGGAGCGGGAGCTGTTCGAGCTGACCACGCTGGTCGGCTACTACTCCACGCTCGCACTCCAGCTCCGCGTCTTCCGCGTGTGA
- a CDS encoding GNAT family N-acetyltransferase translates to MSTKRLELRPAGLRDLGALVRHWNDPQVRRYLFDDREVDPRLAESLLRDSEADFARRGYGLWQVFLEDVLIGVCGLRRRGEERVEILYSLDPGYRGAGLAAEAAQAVLAAGRRARLKEILIETDDGNVSSQRLAERLGAVFESAEGGLRRYVVTLAP, encoded by the coding sequence ATGTCCACGAAACGGCTGGAGCTGCGTCCCGCCGGGCTGCGCGATCTCGGCGCGCTCGTGCGGCACTGGAACGACCCGCAGGTCAGGCGCTACCTCTTCGACGACAGGGAGGTCGATCCCCGGCTGGCCGAGTCGCTGCTGCGCGACAGCGAGGCCGACTTCGCGCGGCGCGGGTACGGGCTGTGGCAGGTCTTCCTGGAGGACGTGCTCATCGGGGTGTGCGGGCTGCGGCGGCGCGGCGAGGAGCGGGTGGAGATCCTCTACAGCCTGGATCCCGGGTACCGGGGCGCCGGGCTGGCGGCCGAGGCGGCCCAGGCGGTGCTCGCGGCGGGAAGGCGGGCCCGGCTGAAGGAGATCCTCATCGAGACCGACGACGGGAACGTGAGCTCCCAGCGGCTGGCGGAGCGGCTCGGAGCGGTGTTCGAGAGCGCGGAGGGAGGGCTGCGGCGCTACGTGGTGACGCTGGCGCCGTGA
- a CDS encoding glycoside hydrolase family 13 protein, protein MSQTWWRGAAIYQVYLRSFADGNGDGAGDLAGLRSRLPYLKDLGIDAIWLNPWYPSPMADGGYDVADYRDIEPVFGTLEEAERFIEEAHELDIRVIIDVVPNHSSTESAWFKEALANPAARDRFWFADEPLNDWQSIFGGSAWTQVPDGQWYLHLFAPEQPDFNWNNPEVHQEFEDVLRFWFDRGVDGVRIDSAALLIKSETAHEDLDEVHDVYRRWREVADEYDERILIGEVWLPDQERFARYLRPDELHTAFNFDFLACAWDPADLRRSIELTLATHTPIGAPPTWVLANHDVTRPVTRYGRADTSFAHGGALHGTPTDLELGYRRARAAALLAMALPGSVYVYQGEELGLPEVEDLPDEVRQDPMYARSGGTNPGRDGCRIPLPWSGEEPPFGFGTGTPWLPQPEGWRKLTAEAQRTDLGSMLNLYRTALRLRRELLGDGTLTWLPLGERVLAFTRDSGLTCVTNLGADPVPLPAGRVLLASGPVVDGLLPSDTTAWLSPES, encoded by the coding sequence ATGTCGCAAACGTGGTGGCGGGGGGCCGCGATCTACCAGGTCTACCTGCGTAGTTTCGCCGACGGCAACGGCGACGGCGCCGGCGATCTGGCCGGGCTGCGCTCCCGCCTGCCGTATCTGAAGGACCTGGGGATCGACGCCATCTGGCTCAACCCGTGGTACCCGTCGCCGATGGCCGACGGCGGCTACGACGTGGCCGACTACCGCGACATCGAGCCGGTCTTCGGGACGCTGGAGGAGGCCGAGCGCTTCATCGAGGAGGCGCACGAGCTCGACATCAGGGTCATCATCGACGTCGTGCCGAACCACAGCTCCACCGAGAGCGCCTGGTTCAAGGAGGCGCTGGCGAACCCGGCGGCCCGCGACCGGTTCTGGTTCGCCGACGAGCCGCTGAACGACTGGCAGTCCATCTTCGGCGGCTCGGCCTGGACGCAGGTGCCCGACGGGCAGTGGTACCTGCACCTGTTCGCCCCGGAGCAGCCCGACTTCAACTGGAACAACCCGGAGGTCCACCAGGAGTTCGAGGACGTGCTGCGCTTCTGGTTCGACCGGGGCGTGGACGGCGTGCGCATCGACTCCGCCGCACTGCTGATCAAGTCCGAGACCGCCCACGAAGACCTCGACGAGGTCCACGACGTCTACCGCCGGTGGCGCGAGGTGGCCGACGAGTATGACGAGCGCATCCTGATCGGGGAGGTCTGGCTCCCCGACCAGGAGCGTTTCGCCCGCTACCTGCGTCCCGACGAGCTGCACACGGCCTTCAACTTCGACTTCCTGGCCTGCGCCTGGGACCCGGCCGACCTGCGCAGGTCCATCGAGCTGACGCTGGCCACGCACACCCCCATCGGCGCCCCGCCGACGTGGGTGCTGGCCAACCACGACGTGACCAGGCCCGTCACCCGGTACGGCCGAGCCGACACCTCCTTCGCCCACGGCGGCGCCCTGCACGGCACCCCGACGGACCTGGAGCTGGGCTACCGCCGGGCCAGGGCCGCGGCGCTGCTGGCCATGGCGCTGCCCGGCTCCGTCTACGTCTACCAGGGTGAGGAGCTGGGCCTGCCGGAGGTGGAGGACCTGCCGGACGAGGTGCGCCAGGACCCGATGTACGCCCGCTCCGGCGGCACGAACCCGGGCCGCGACGGCTGCCGCATCCCGCTGCCGTGGTCGGGCGAGGAGCCGCCGTTCGGCTTCGGCACGGGCACGCCGTGGCTGCCGCAGCCGGAGGGCTGGCGCAAGCTGACGGCCGAGGCGCAGCGTACGGACCTGGGGTCGATGCTGAACCTCTACCGTACGGCCCTGCGCCTGCGCCGCGAGCTGCTCGGGGACGGCACGCTGACCTGGCTGCCGCTGGGCGAGCGGGTGCTGGCCTTCACCCGGGACTCGGGCCTGACCTGCGTCACGAACCTGGGCGCCGACCCGGTGCCGCTGCCGGCAGGCAGGGTCCTGCTGGCCAGCGGCCCGGTCGTGGACGGGCTCCTGCCGTCCGACACCACGGCCTGGCTCTCCCCGGAGAGCTGA
- a CDS encoding carbohydrate ABC transporter permease, translating to MISVGARAATRGKRGRKRSPRPIEVQFRTIVSPHQLNSRWGRRIYWIVLTAVLVLFTTAFVFPLYWMVTGALKAPEELAQMPPTFFPADPTPDAFFEAWDLFDIGTLLLNTGYYSLGGWIVCMAVDVSAAYALSKLRPAFGNVILGMMLATLMIPAMVVLIPLYVTVVDLGLLNNPWALWLPAAANGFNIFLLKRFFDSIPRELIEAAQIDGAGPVRILRSVVLPVSRPILGVVSIFTIVTSFKDFVWPLLVMTDSDKMTISVGLSQTAGAVTQNQVMGGLLITSIPMIIVFFIFQRHIMAGLTAGSIKG from the coding sequence GTGATCTCCGTCGGAGCCCGGGCGGCGACCCGGGGCAAGCGGGGCAGGAAGCGGTCGCCGAGGCCGATCGAGGTGCAGTTCCGTACGATCGTCTCGCCGCACCAGCTCAACAGCAGGTGGGGCCGGCGCATCTACTGGATCGTGCTGACCGCGGTGCTCGTGCTGTTCACGACGGCGTTCGTCTTCCCGCTGTACTGGATGGTCACCGGCGCGCTGAAGGCGCCGGAGGAGCTGGCGCAGATGCCGCCCACGTTCTTCCCCGCCGATCCGACGCCGGACGCCTTCTTCGAGGCGTGGGACCTGTTCGACATCGGCACGCTGCTGCTGAACACCGGTTACTACTCGCTGGGCGGCTGGATCGTGTGCATGGCCGTGGACGTGTCGGCGGCGTACGCGCTGTCGAAGCTGCGGCCGGCGTTCGGCAACGTCATCCTCGGCATGATGCTGGCCACCCTGATGATCCCGGCGATGGTCGTGCTCATCCCGCTGTACGTGACGGTCGTGGACCTGGGCCTGCTCAACAACCCGTGGGCGCTGTGGCTGCCCGCGGCGGCCAACGGCTTCAACATCTTCCTGCTCAAGCGCTTCTTCGACTCGATTCCCCGTGAACTGATCGAGGCCGCGCAGATCGACGGGGCGGGCCCGGTGCGGATCCTGCGTTCGGTGGTCCTGCCCGTCTCCCGGCCCATCCTGGGCGTGGTGTCGATCTTCACGATCGTCACCTCGTTCAAGGACTTCGTCTGGCCGCTGCTCGTCATGACCGACAGCGACAAGATGACGATCAGCGTGGGCCTGTCGCAGACGGCCGGGGCCGTCACCCAGAACCAGGTCATGGGCGGGCTGCTGATCACCAGCATCCCCATGATCATCGTTTTCTTCATCTTCCAACGGCACATCATGGCGGGACTCACCGCCGGAAGCATCAAGGGATAA
- a CDS encoding carbohydrate ABC transporter permease, which yields MQILRRNLTAYGFLCAALACFTVFAWYPMVREFILSFQKTDLINEPIWVGLDNFVTAFQDPAFGEAWLNTLEFTFLALVCGYAVPFVVALVLNELRHARAYLRFVVYLPVMLPPIVAVLLFRWFYDPGPGLFNQVLDAFGLPPLAWLDSSSTALISLVIVSTWMNMGSATLIYLAALQNIPPELYEAAELDGAGIWKRIRHVTIPQTRLILLLMLMLQIVATMQVFIEPYMLTGGGPENATVTVAYLMFQNAFTLQDYGSAGALGMMLMIVLLVFAAFQLRLTREDKA from the coding sequence ATGCAGATCTTGAGGCGCAATCTGACGGCCTACGGGTTCTTGTGCGCGGCGCTGGCGTGTTTCACGGTGTTCGCCTGGTATCCGATGGTCAGGGAGTTCATTCTGAGCTTCCAGAAGACCGACCTGATCAACGAGCCGATCTGGGTGGGCCTGGACAACTTCGTGACGGCCTTCCAGGACCCGGCTTTCGGTGAGGCGTGGCTGAACACGCTGGAGTTCACGTTCCTCGCACTGGTGTGCGGCTATGCCGTACCGTTCGTCGTCGCGCTCGTGCTGAACGAGCTGCGCCACGCCCGGGCCTACCTGCGGTTCGTGGTCTACCTGCCGGTCATGCTGCCGCCGATCGTGGCGGTGCTGCTGTTCAGGTGGTTCTACGATCCGGGGCCCGGGCTGTTCAACCAGGTGCTGGACGCGTTCGGCCTGCCGCCGCTGGCCTGGCTGGACAGCTCGTCCACCGCGCTGATCTCGCTGGTCATCGTCTCGACCTGGATGAACATGGGCAGCGCGACGCTGATCTACCTGGCCGCGCTGCAGAACATCCCGCCGGAGCTGTACGAGGCCGCGGAGCTGGACGGGGCCGGCATCTGGAAGCGCATCAGGCACGTCACGATCCCGCAGACGCGGCTGATCCTGCTGCTCATGCTGATGTTGCAGATCGTGGCCACCATGCAGGTGTTCATCGAGCCGTACATGCTGACCGGCGGCGGCCCGGAGAACGCCACGGTCACGGTCGCGTACCTGATGTTCCAGAACGCGTTCACCCTGCAGGATTACGGCTCCGCGGGCGCGCTCGGCATGATGCTGATGATCGTGCTGCTCGTGTTCGCCGCCTTCCAGCTCCGCCTGACGAGGGAGGACAAGGCGTGA
- a CDS encoding ABC transporter substrate-binding protein, with protein sequence MQRSTGLLLVSALALSTAACGSGSEPATPTAGGAKAVSITVACQPAKSAPKERQAWDDDVAAFMKAHPGVTVKSTDQQPCFDPKTFGPKLAGGQMETAFVVPVTNYNDVISKGQALDITPYTSEIKNWNDLRPDHRELVTKDGKIYGVPNVHYSVGLVYNRALFTKAGLNPDAPPKTWAEVREAAKKIAGLGAGYVGYGEYSGGNTGGWHFTQAIYGRGGSILSPDNKTAAFNSPEGKAVLQTLHDMRWVDNSMGTKLLVGWESLMVAMGSGKVGMMLGAPDVVTDVVNKFKGNVADYGITGFPEAKASLSGGEAFMINPKATPEEAKAALAWIDFRFNTVGKGRFDFARGKSLGNPVGVPDNAVFGDSPTGQAIQADRVKNASLPVTNYETYVQAAGTIPPKAEPLHAQELYAILDVAMSGVLSRKDASIDQLLADAETKANAVLAAKG encoded by the coding sequence ATGCAGAGATCCACCGGACTCTTGCTCGTATCCGCGCTAGCCCTCTCCACCGCCGCCTGCGGTTCGGGGAGCGAGCCCGCCACCCCCACCGCCGGCGGTGCCAAGGCCGTGTCGATCACGGTGGCCTGCCAGCCCGCCAAGTCGGCGCCGAAGGAGCGGCAGGCCTGGGATGACGATGTGGCGGCGTTCATGAAGGCGCACCCCGGCGTGACGGTCAAGAGCACGGACCAGCAGCCGTGCTTCGACCCCAAGACGTTCGGCCCCAAGCTGGCCGGCGGCCAGATGGAGACGGCGTTCGTGGTGCCCGTGACGAACTACAACGACGTGATCTCCAAGGGCCAGGCGCTCGACATCACCCCGTACACCAGCGAGATCAAGAACTGGAACGACCTGCGCCCTGACCACAGGGAGCTCGTCACCAAGGACGGCAAGATCTACGGCGTCCCGAACGTGCACTACAGCGTCGGCCTGGTCTACAACCGCGCCTTGTTCACCAAGGCCGGGCTGAACCCGGACGCCCCGCCCAAGACGTGGGCCGAGGTCCGCGAGGCGGCGAAGAAGATCGCCGGGCTCGGCGCCGGCTACGTCGGGTACGGCGAGTACTCCGGCGGCAACACCGGCGGCTGGCACTTCACCCAGGCCATCTACGGCCGCGGCGGCAGCATCCTGTCGCCCGACAACAAGACGGCCGCGTTCAACTCGCCCGAGGGCAAGGCCGTGCTGCAGACCCTGCACGACATGCGCTGGGTGGACAACAGCATGGGCACCAAGCTGCTGGTCGGCTGGGAGTCGCTCATGGTCGCGATGGGCAGCGGCAAGGTCGGCATGATGCTCGGCGCGCCCGACGTGGTCACCGACGTGGTCAACAAGTTCAAGGGCAATGTCGCCGACTACGGCATCACCGGCTTCCCCGAGGCGAAGGCGTCGCTGAGCGGCGGCGAGGCGTTCATGATCAACCCGAAGGCCACGCCCGAGGAGGCCAAGGCCGCGCTGGCGTGGATCGACTTCCGCTTCAACACGGTCGGCAAGGGCCGCTTCGACTTCGCCCGCGGCAAGAGCCTTGGCAACCCCGTCGGCGTCCCCGACAACGCCGTCTTCGGCGACTCGCCCACCGGCCAGGCCATCCAGGCCGACCGGGTGAAGAACGCCTCGCTGCCGGTCACGAACTACGAGACCTACGTCCAGGCCGCCGGCACGATCCCGCCGAAGGCCGAGCCGCTGCACGCCCAGGAGCTGTACGCGATCCTCGACGTGGCCATGTCGGGCGTGCTGAGCCGTAAGGACGCCAGCATCGACCAGCTCCTCGCCGACGCCGAGACGAAGGCCAACGCGGTGCTGGCGGCCAAGGGCTGA
- a CDS encoding LacI family DNA-binding transcriptional regulator — protein MTRRLAEVAKKVGVSEATVSRVLNGKPGVSDATREAVLTALDVLGYERPTQLRGDRARLVGLVLPELQNPIFPAFAEVVGGALAQQGFTSVLCTRTVGGVSEADYVDLLLQQQVSGVVFAGGLYAQADASHGHYELLHERKLPTVLVNAAVQHLDFPQVSCDDVVAAEMAIAHLRALGHERLGMVLGPKDHMPSRRKLDTFQAAGGDTELVEHTMFSLEGGHAAAARLVKRGVTGVICASDLLALGTVRAARRAGLAVPADISVIGYDDSALMNCTEPPLTTVRQPIDAMGRAAVDLLVAQIDKAVVPADELLFEPELVVRASTTRARP, from the coding sequence ATGACGCGACGACTCGCAGAGGTGGCCAAGAAGGTCGGGGTGAGCGAGGCGACCGTGAGCCGCGTGCTCAACGGCAAGCCGGGGGTGTCCGACGCGACCCGCGAGGCCGTGCTGACGGCACTCGACGTGCTCGGCTACGAACGCCCCACACAGCTCCGCGGCGACCGCGCCCGGCTGGTCGGCCTCGTGCTCCCCGAGCTGCAGAACCCGATCTTCCCCGCCTTCGCGGAAGTGGTCGGCGGCGCGCTCGCCCAGCAGGGCTTCACCTCCGTGCTGTGCACCCGCACGGTCGGCGGCGTCTCCGAGGCCGACTACGTCGACCTCCTGCTCCAGCAGCAGGTCAGCGGCGTGGTCTTCGCCGGCGGCCTGTACGCCCAGGCCGACGCCTCCCACGGCCACTACGAGCTGCTGCACGAGCGCAAGCTCCCCACCGTCCTGGTCAACGCCGCCGTCCAGCACCTCGACTTCCCGCAGGTGTCCTGCGACGACGTGGTGGCCGCCGAGATGGCCATCGCCCACCTGCGCGCGCTCGGTCACGAGCGGCTCGGCATGGTCCTCGGGCCCAAGGACCACATGCCGTCGCGGCGCAAGCTCGACACCTTCCAGGCCGCGGGCGGGGACACGGAGCTGGTGGAGCACACCATGTTCTCCCTCGAAGGCGGGCACGCGGCGGCCGCCCGCCTGGTCAAGCGGGGCGTCACGGGCGTCATCTGCGCCAGCGACCTGCTCGCGCTGGGCACCGTACGCGCCGCCCGCCGCGCCGGCCTCGCCGTCCCCGCGGACATCTCGGTCATCGGGTACGACGACTCGGCCCTCATGAACTGCACGGAGCCGCCGCTCACCACGGTCCGCCAGCCCATCGACGCGATGGGGCGGGCGGCGGTGGACCTGCTGGTGGCCCAGATCGACAAGGCGGTCGTGCCGGCGGACGAGCTCCTCTTCGAACCGGAACTCGTCGTCCGCGCCTCCACCACCCGCGCCCGCCCCTGA